The Pan paniscus chromosome 15, NHGRI_mPanPan1-v2.0_pri, whole genome shotgun sequence genome includes a window with the following:
- the TCL1A gene encoding T-cell leukemia/lymphoma protein 1A, with the protein MAECPTLGEAVTDHPDRLWAWEKFVYLDERQHAWLPLTIEIKDRLQLRVLLRREDVVLGRPMTPTQIGPSLLPIMWQLYPDGRYRSSDSSFWRLVYHIKIDGVEDMLLELLPDD; encoded by the exons ATGGCCGAGTGCCCGACACTCGGGGAGGCAGTCACCGACCACCCGGACCGCCTGTGGGCCTGGGAGAAGTTCGTGTATTTGGACGAGAGGCAGCATGCCTGGCTGCCCTTAACCATCGAG ATAAAGGATAGGTTACAGTTACGGGTGCTCTTGCGTCGGGAAGACGTCGTCCTGGGGAGGCCTATGACCCCCACCCAGATAGGCCCAAGCCTGCTGCCTATCATGTGGCAGCTCTACCCTGATGGACGATACCGATCCTCAGACTCCAGTTTCTGGCGCTTAGTGTACCACATCAAG attGACGGCGTGGAGGACATGCTTCTTGAGCTGCTGCCAGATGACTGA